A genomic window from Agreia sp. COWG includes:
- a CDS encoding lamin tail domain-containing protein, with translation MLKLLSRPLALTAGSALLLTGLFAVPAAASADVGAQGVSEAAVVAVASPLRINEIETDGTPDWVELINTSTEPLDASGSVLTGRGNKVTLTVPAGTTIAPGAVYVAESSTFKLKKGDKVSLFASDGTTLVDSYEWGDFHLDTYGRVPNGTGDFVEQTTPSKGELNPAPTDPGEDPGTPGDAGWQSIKLNEVTSANDDPFHDAYELVNTGDTDVNIAGWQQADSISNPAPIDTSKGTVVPAKGYLVLLSNQGLSSDGDSVKVYRADGSTIVDSVGWGKADAQPGSWSRCGDATGAWAHTAAASFGASNATACAGTIIAPSTPTTPGGGEVSCQSEAPSGPAQIIAGAAWPGSQSVTVSDNQCQFVTSLSGQDVSGLDIDPSQPDVMWAVKNKSHVYRLVKSGDLWVPDTANGWSAGKDLVFPSGSGQPDSEGITVGSDGFLYVTTERDNVASKVPLDSVLRFDPNASGTTLTPTTQWTLTTSLAGVIDPTASGDSNLGFEGITWVPDSYLTTNAFVDQSTGAAYDPANYPGHGSGLYLLALEKNGHLYAYALNADGTFHRISSIDTGLPLIADTQWDPDAQRIWAVADNSVAGSSTLLKMDAAGSFVVDRIYDRPTGLPDFNNEGFAIAPNSTCKAGVKEVIRADDGNNGGHSLRSGTVNCDLGLGAQGPNPPVAATPTVTATPSTVEAGGTTTIVAAGLAAGTQYAIVLRSDPVTLGTAVAGADGTLTLAGARIPAGITPGSHSITVVAVADPSTVIASTPITVTAAALAQAGVGAGAGTKPSSLASTGTQPVPLVATGALLLALGAALAFGRMRLRPHRDGV, from the coding sequence GTGCTGAAACTCCTGTCGCGTCCACTCGCCCTCACCGCCGGTTCCGCCCTGCTGCTCACAGGCCTCTTCGCCGTGCCCGCGGCGGCCTCGGCCGATGTCGGAGCCCAGGGGGTGAGCGAGGCCGCGGTCGTCGCCGTCGCGAGCCCGCTTCGCATCAACGAGATCGAGACCGACGGCACACCCGACTGGGTCGAGCTCATCAACACATCGACCGAGCCGCTCGACGCATCCGGCTCGGTGCTTACCGGACGGGGCAACAAGGTGACCCTCACCGTGCCCGCGGGCACGACGATCGCACCGGGCGCCGTCTATGTCGCCGAGAGCTCGACGTTCAAGCTGAAGAAGGGCGACAAGGTCAGCCTGTTCGCATCTGACGGCACGACGCTCGTCGACTCCTACGAGTGGGGCGACTTTCACCTCGACACCTACGGACGCGTTCCGAACGGCACCGGCGACTTCGTCGAGCAGACGACTCCGTCGAAGGGCGAGCTCAATCCCGCGCCGACCGATCCGGGCGAAGATCCCGGCACCCCGGGCGACGCCGGCTGGCAGTCCATCAAGCTCAACGAGGTGACGTCGGCCAACGACGACCCTTTTCACGACGCCTACGAGCTCGTGAACACCGGTGATACCGACGTGAACATCGCCGGATGGCAGCAGGCCGACAGCATCAGTAACCCGGCGCCGATCGACACGAGCAAAGGAACCGTCGTTCCCGCGAAGGGCTACCTCGTGCTGCTGTCGAACCAGGGCCTGAGCTCGGATGGCGACTCGGTGAAGGTCTATCGCGCCGACGGCTCGACCATCGTCGACTCGGTCGGCTGGGGCAAGGCAGACGCCCAGCCGGGATCGTGGTCGCGCTGCGGCGACGCCACGGGAGCCTGGGCACACACGGCCGCCGCGAGCTTCGGCGCATCCAACGCCACCGCGTGCGCCGGCACGATCATCGCGCCGAGCACCCCGACCACTCCGGGCGGTGGCGAGGTCTCCTGCCAGTCCGAAGCTCCCTCGGGGCCTGCACAGATCATCGCCGGCGCCGCCTGGCCCGGCAGCCAGAGCGTGACCGTCTCCGACAACCAGTGCCAGTTCGTCACCTCCCTCTCGGGTCAGGATGTCTCGGGTCTCGACATCGATCCCAGCCAGCCCGATGTGATGTGGGCCGTCAAGAACAAGAGCCACGTGTACCGCCTCGTGAAGAGCGGCGACCTGTGGGTGCCCGACACCGCCAACGGCTGGTCGGCGGGCAAAGACCTCGTCTTCCCGAGCGGCAGCGGCCAGCCCGACAGTGAGGGCATCACGGTGGGCTCGGACGGCTTTCTCTACGTGACCACCGAGCGCGACAATGTGGCGAGCAAGGTGCCGCTCGACAGCGTGCTGCGCTTCGACCCGAACGCCTCGGGCACGACGCTCACGCCCACCACGCAGTGGACCCTCACCACCTCGCTCGCCGGCGTGATCGATCCGACAGCCAGCGGCGATTCGAACCTCGGCTTCGAGGGCATCACCTGGGTGCCGGACTCGTACCTCACGACGAATGCCTTCGTCGACCAGAGCACCGGAGCCGCCTACGACCCGGCGAACTACCCGGGCCACGGCAGCGGGCTGTACTTGCTCGCGCTCGAGAAGAACGGTCACCTTTACGCCTACGCGCTGAACGCCGACGGCACGTTCCACCGCATCTCGTCGATCGACACCGGCCTGCCCTTGATCGCCGACACGCAGTGGGATCCCGACGCGCAGCGCATCTGGGCCGTGGCAGACAACAGTGTGGCCGGCTCGTCGACGCTACTGAAGATGGATGCCGCGGGTTCGTTCGTGGTGGACCGCATCTACGACCGCCCCACGGGACTTCCCGACTTCAACAACGAGGGCTTCGCCATCGCGCCGAACTCCACCTGCAAGGCCGGCGTCAAGGAGGTCATCCGGGCCGATGACGGCAACAACGGCGGCCACTCGCTGCGCTCGGGCACGGTCAACTGTGACCTCGGTCTCGGCGCCCAGGGCCCGAACCCCCCGGTGGCGGCGACCCCGACAGTGACGGCGACCCCGTCGACCGTCGAGGCCGGCGGTACGACCACGATCGTGGCAGCGGGGCTCGCGGCGGGCACGCAGTACGCGATCGTGCTGCGCTCCGATCCCGTGACGCTCGGCACCGCTGTGGCCGGCGCCGATGGAACCCTGACGCTGGCCGGCGCCCGCATTCCCGCCGGCATCACGCCGGGCTCGCACAGCATCACCGTGGTGGCCGTGGCCGATCCCAGCACCGTCATCGCGAGCACGCCGATCACGGTGACAGCGGCCGCGCTCGCGCAAGCGGGAGTCGGTGCGGGTGCCGGCACGAAGCCGAGCAGCCTCGCCTCGACCGGCACCCAGCCGGTGCCCCTGGTGGCGACCGGCGCGCTCTTGCTCGCCCTCGGGGCCGCGCTCGCGTTCGGCAGAATGCGACTACGGCCGCATCGCGACGGCGTCTGA
- the folP gene encoding dihydropteroate synthase, protein MSTPTGPSGFSLPPLRNPVRTIGARSFDFSKQIAVMAIVNRTPDSFFDRGRTFGLKSAIDAALAAAASGADWVDIGGVKFAPGPEVSAAEELDRVLPVVGAVASRSDVVISVDTFRTEVAQACIAAGASVINDTTGLHDPGLAELAAATGATLVITHSRARPRTAYARPQYDDVVKEVVYFLQSRIEMAVGLGVPEQNIIIDPGHDLNKNTLHSLEITRRFDEIARIGLPSIAAVSNKDFLGESLDLPRTERADASLAAATACALLGARVVRMHDVPRSVQAMRMTEAILGLRPPALLRHNMSDVNEQPA, encoded by the coding sequence ATGAGCACTCCGACGGGGCCCTCCGGGTTTTCGCTTCCCCCTCTTCGCAACCCGGTTCGCACCATCGGCGCGCGCAGTTTCGACTTCTCGAAGCAGATCGCGGTGATGGCCATCGTGAACCGCACGCCCGACAGCTTTTTCGATCGCGGCCGAACGTTCGGGCTGAAGAGCGCCATCGACGCCGCACTCGCTGCGGCGGCCTCCGGCGCCGACTGGGTCGACATCGGCGGCGTGAAGTTCGCTCCCGGTCCCGAGGTGTCTGCGGCCGAAGAGCTCGACCGCGTGCTGCCCGTCGTGGGCGCCGTCGCGAGCCGGTCAGACGTGGTCATCTCAGTCGACACCTTCCGCACCGAGGTCGCCCAGGCGTGCATCGCCGCGGGAGCCTCCGTGATCAACGACACCACCGGGCTCCACGATCCAGGTCTCGCCGAGCTCGCTGCGGCGACGGGCGCCACCCTCGTCATCACCCACAGCAGGGCCCGCCCCCGCACCGCGTACGCGAGGCCGCAGTACGACGACGTCGTGAAAGAGGTCGTCTATTTTCTGCAGAGCCGCATCGAGATGGCCGTCGGCCTCGGCGTGCCAGAGCAGAACATCATCATCGATCCGGGCCACGACCTGAACAAGAACACCCTGCACTCGCTCGAGATCACCCGCCGCTTCGATGAGATCGCCCGCATCGGCCTGCCCTCCATCGCCGCCGTGTCGAATAAGGACTTTCTTGGAGAGAGCCTCGACCTGCCCCGCACCGAGCGTGCGGACGCATCGCTCGCGGCAGCCACCGCGTGCGCGCTTCTCGGCGCCCGCGTCGTGCGCATGCACGACGTGCCGAGGTCTGTGCAGGCGATGCGTATGACCGAGGCGATCCTGGGGCTGCGACCGCCGGCGCTGCTGCGACACAATATGAGCGACGTGAACGAGCAGCCAGCATGA
- the nhaA gene encoding Na+/H+ antiporter NhaA, which yields MSTPLAPVKKLALLFSPGNSDESSRIGEILRKETVGGIILVVAAVIAVVWANSPFADAYFALRDFTVGPEALHLDLSLGQWASDGLLAIFFFLVGLELKREFVAGELRQVSKAIVPVAAAFGGVLVPAVFYAIINIADPDALRGWGIPTATDIAFAVAVLAIVGSKLPSALRIFLLTLAVVDDLIAIGIIAFVYTSSIEFAPLLLALIPLALYTFLAQRFRRFFGRHQAGAWLILLPIALVVWGLIHASGVHATVAGVLLGFAIPVIRSQASGGPDAGPGLSEIFEHRFRPISTGFAVPVFAFFAAGVAIGGVDGFVTALASPVTIGIIVALVLGKPIGILGITWITTRITRAELDPSIRWIDLTGVALLGGIGFTVSLLVAELSFGIDSVHDDDAKVAIIVASVLAAGLATAVLRPRNRYYKKTEVDSK from the coding sequence ATGAGCACTCCGCTTGCACCCGTCAAGAAACTCGCTCTCCTTTTTTCGCCGGGTAACTCCGATGAATCATCACGGATCGGCGAGATCCTCCGTAAGGAGACGGTCGGTGGCATCATCTTGGTCGTCGCGGCCGTCATCGCCGTCGTGTGGGCCAATTCGCCGTTCGCCGACGCGTACTTCGCGCTGAGGGACTTCACCGTCGGTCCAGAGGCGCTGCATCTCGATCTGAGCCTCGGTCAGTGGGCGTCCGACGGGCTGCTCGCCATCTTCTTCTTTCTCGTCGGCCTCGAACTGAAACGCGAGTTCGTCGCCGGCGAACTGCGCCAGGTGAGCAAGGCCATCGTTCCTGTCGCCGCAGCGTTCGGGGGAGTACTCGTGCCGGCGGTCTTCTACGCCATCATCAACATCGCAGACCCCGATGCGCTCCGAGGCTGGGGCATCCCCACGGCAACCGACATCGCCTTCGCGGTCGCGGTGCTGGCCATCGTCGGTTCCAAGCTGCCGAGCGCCCTGCGCATCTTCCTGCTCACCCTGGCCGTGGTGGACGACCTGATCGCCATCGGAATCATCGCGTTCGTCTACACCAGCAGCATCGAGTTCGCCCCGCTTCTGCTGGCGCTCATCCCGCTGGCGCTGTATACGTTCCTCGCGCAGCGCTTCCGACGTTTCTTCGGCCGGCACCAGGCGGGGGCGTGGCTGATCCTCCTGCCGATCGCGCTCGTGGTCTGGGGACTGATCCACGCGTCGGGCGTGCACGCCACGGTGGCCGGAGTGCTCCTCGGCTTCGCGATCCCGGTGATCCGCAGCCAGGCGAGCGGGGGCCCGGATGCGGGACCGGGTCTGTCCGAGATCTTCGAGCACCGGTTCCGGCCGATCTCTACTGGCTTCGCGGTTCCGGTGTTCGCCTTCTTCGCCGCGGGTGTCGCGATCGGCGGAGTCGACGGGTTCGTCACGGCCCTGGCGAGTCCCGTCACGATCGGCATCATCGTGGCCCTCGTCCTCGGCAAACCGATCGGTATCCTCGGCATCACGTGGATCACGACGAGGATCACGCGGGCAGAACTCGATCCCTCGATCCGCTGGATCGATCTGACGGGCGTCGCACTTCTGGGCGGCATCGGCTTCACCGTCTCCCTGCTGGTCGCCGAACTCAGCTTCGGGATCGACAGCGTGCACGACGACGATGCGAAGGTCGCCATCATCGTGGCGTCTGTTCTCGCTGCGGGTCTCGCGACCGCGGTGCTTCGTCCGCGCAACCGGTATTACAAGAAGACCGAGGTCGACTCGAAATAG
- a CDS encoding pyrimidine reductase family protein, whose amino-acid sequence MSDADIVRLQSYAAAGNAAAPADASTDALDDDALVAAYSVADRRVPTVRMNFVTSLDGSATVDGVSGGLGGPADKAVFDTVRRLADVVLVGAGTVRSEGYGAMRLSDADAAWRQAHGLAAQPAFALVSGRLDLDPASDVFVKAPVRPLVLTSDAAPGSRRAALEAVATVISCGTDSVDARQLVCALVDRGLTQILCEGGPSLFGTLIDADLVDELCLTVSPLLEGGAGIRISHGATSAARRMRLVHVLESNGLLLTRYARAR is encoded by the coding sequence ATGAGCGACGCCGACATCGTGAGGCTGCAGTCCTACGCGGCCGCTGGCAATGCTGCCGCCCCCGCCGATGCCTCCACCGATGCGCTCGACGATGATGCTCTGGTCGCGGCTTACTCGGTTGCTGATCGCCGCGTGCCGACCGTGCGCATGAACTTCGTGACGAGCCTCGACGGATCCGCGACAGTCGACGGGGTCTCCGGCGGCCTGGGCGGACCGGCAGACAAGGCCGTCTTCGACACCGTGCGACGCCTCGCCGACGTGGTGCTCGTGGGCGCCGGCACCGTGCGCAGCGAGGGCTATGGCGCGATGCGACTGTCGGATGCCGACGCTGCGTGGCGACAGGCTCACGGCTTGGCCGCTCAGCCAGCTTTCGCCCTCGTCTCCGGTCGACTCGATCTCGATCCGGCCAGCGACGTCTTCGTGAAGGCGCCCGTGCGCCCCCTGGTGCTGACCTCGGATGCGGCACCGGGATCCCGTCGCGCCGCCCTCGAGGCCGTCGCCACCGTTATCTCGTGCGGCACGGACTCGGTGGATGCGCGACAGCTCGTCTGCGCCCTCGTCGACCGCGGGCTGACGCAGATTCTCTGCGAGGGCGGGCCCAGCCTGTTCGGAACGCTGATCGATGCCGACCTGGTCGACGAGTTGTGCCTCACCGTCAGTCCCCTTCTCGAGGGCGGAGCCGGCATCCGGATCTCACACGGCGCGACGAGCGCCGCCCGCCGGATGCGCCTGGTGCACGTCCTCGAGTCGAACGGACTGCTGCTCACCCGCTACGCGCGAGCGCGCTAG
- a CDS encoding DNA-3-methyladenine glycosylase, producing the protein MPPSTTIDLPFVPPYEREKALALIAAHAVPGAERVDPHEFSVTRVVTAPSGPVAVRVVLGTRSVMTTISSVEPSDVAAVASLVRAWLDLDLEPPRITDAFGRDPILGTMVAARPGLRVIGHPDGYEAAITTVLGQQVSLVSARTFAGRLVAAFGEPGPDSLHLFPRPDVLASVPTDELQRAVGLTGARTRTVQAVARASADGLRLTPSVDLVQTRASLLAIPGIGPWTADYLAVRALGDRDAYPAGDLVLRRALGVRTAGEAERLAEPWRPLRSYALIHLWTTAAFS; encoded by the coding sequence ATGCCCCCGTCGACCACGATCGATCTTCCCTTCGTTCCGCCCTACGAGCGCGAGAAGGCACTCGCCCTCATCGCGGCGCACGCCGTTCCGGGTGCCGAGCGGGTCGATCCGCACGAGTTTTCGGTAACGCGCGTCGTGACCGCCCCGAGCGGCCCGGTCGCCGTGCGGGTCGTGCTCGGCACCCGGTCGGTGATGACGACCATCTCGAGCGTCGAGCCGAGCGATGTCGCGGCCGTCGCCTCCCTCGTTCGTGCGTGGCTCGACCTCGATCTCGAGCCGCCGAGAATCACGGATGCCTTCGGCCGCGACCCGATACTCGGCACGATGGTCGCGGCCCGGCCAGGGCTGCGTGTGATCGGTCATCCCGACGGGTACGAGGCGGCAATCACCACCGTGCTGGGCCAGCAGGTGTCGCTGGTCTCGGCGCGCACCTTCGCCGGTCGGCTCGTTGCGGCCTTCGGCGAGCCGGGGCCCGATTCGCTCCACCTCTTTCCCCGGCCTGACGTTCTGGCCTCCGTGCCGACCGATGAGCTGCAGCGGGCTGTCGGCCTGACCGGCGCGCGTACGCGAACGGTGCAAGCCGTGGCCAGGGCCTCTGCCGACGGGCTCCGGCTGACCCCGTCGGTCGACCTCGTTCAGACGAGGGCCTCGCTTCTCGCAATCCCGGGAATCGGACCGTGGACAGCCGACTACCTGGCCGTTCGTGCCCTCGGCGATCGCGACGCGTATCCCGCCGGAGACCTGGTGCTGCGGCGGGCGCTCGGGGTGCGCACCGCCGGCGAGGCAGAACGCCTCGCCGAGCCATGGCGCCCCCTGCGGTCGTACGCGCTGATTCACCTCTGGACGACGGCAGCATTCTCCTGA
- a CDS encoding VOC family protein: protein MPTSLNPYLGFRDNAREAMEFYQTVFGGELTMSRYADFGMNEDPSEADKIMHAQLVAPGGLVFMGADTPNSMAYTPGSNFSVSLSGRDVDELTGFWQKLSDGADIYVPLEMAPWGDSFGQLRDRFGVSWMVNIGGSPTEPTPHS, encoded by the coding sequence ATGCCCACCTCACTCAACCCCTACCTGGGCTTTCGAGACAACGCCCGCGAGGCCATGGAGTTCTATCAGACGGTGTTCGGGGGCGAGCTCACCATGAGCAGATACGCCGATTTCGGCATGAACGAGGACCCGTCAGAGGCCGACAAGATCATGCACGCCCAACTGGTTGCGCCCGGCGGACTGGTCTTCATGGGCGCGGATACCCCGAACAGCATGGCCTACACCCCGGGCAGCAACTTCTCTGTCTCGCTGAGCGGGCGCGACGTCGACGAGCTCACCGGCTTCTGGCAGAAGCTGAGCGACGGCGCCGACATCTACGTGCCGCTGGAGATGGCGCCGTGGGGCGACAGCTTCGGCCAACTCAGAGACAGGTTCGGCGTGAGTTGGATGGTCAATATCGGCGGCTCGCCGACCGAGCCGACTCCTCACTCCTGA
- a CDS encoding DUF262 domain-containing protein, whose translation MVTATNIDATAVNTVAWLSRDDTTIVVPVYQRQYRWDIGACEKLLADIRAVSASADRHTHFIGSILSTKSTDDHDDSELVLIDGQQRITTLMLLIAALQHTVAESEPTLANELARVLVRADDRGRTKLRPHRAWAEVFESVVLAQRGPGDELRDSRFDDNYAFFRSQVGVDEVPLIWRGLQKLEHVAITLGPDANAQQIFESLNSTGEPLRDHELIHNYVLMGLTHAEQSEIEDEFWLPIEQNTGEQIASFWRHYLVMTTGREVTVVGQRGVYDAFQQRFPRLDVDTLRTHAAEWRSFSAAYRVLLEPSLEADPEVSRQLGYLNTFGRGMYPLVMRAYLDYSEGSLDATTLIELLENIQSLLLRRTLVGVSNDRLVARLSRARGDGPDALLRAISRITPSDERVRVALKYAELPHAAYVLARLSGVPSLDDLDVEHIFPLAPGDSWSGDGEREWADYSDDEQNSHRALSQTIGNLALLEEHLAERAADKSFPDKRDRSYAASAIALTHELAETPAWGTRAISERTVLLTARFLDVWKRPAVVMIDDDGLTPILDAQKRRGWPQGWQREFEYVEYRGEHWEVYDVKYLFNRVFKRLWADSRADVVAFSARRGGPIYDAQSWNGHWDTLDDEHFLYMGWDSRYMLTAVQGVLEEAGIAAEVFVKYSYFGAVM comes from the coding sequence ATGGTCACTGCCACCAACATCGATGCGACCGCGGTCAACACCGTTGCGTGGCTGTCCCGAGACGACACCACGATCGTGGTCCCCGTCTACCAGAGGCAGTACCGCTGGGACATCGGCGCGTGCGAGAAGCTGCTCGCCGACATCCGCGCCGTGTCCGCGTCGGCAGATCGGCACACCCACTTCATCGGCTCTATCCTGTCGACCAAGAGCACCGACGACCACGACGACTCCGAGCTTGTACTCATCGACGGGCAGCAACGCATCACCACCCTGATGCTGCTGATCGCCGCGCTTCAGCACACCGTCGCAGAATCCGAACCCACCCTCGCCAACGAGCTCGCTCGAGTGCTCGTGCGCGCCGACGATCGGGGCCGTACGAAGCTGCGCCCGCACCGCGCCTGGGCCGAGGTCTTCGAAAGCGTCGTTCTCGCGCAGCGGGGCCCGGGCGACGAGCTGCGCGACTCGCGCTTCGACGACAACTACGCGTTCTTTCGCAGCCAGGTCGGCGTCGACGAGGTGCCGCTCATCTGGCGAGGGCTGCAGAAGCTCGAGCACGTCGCCATCACGCTCGGGCCGGATGCCAACGCCCAGCAGATCTTCGAAAGCCTCAACTCCACGGGCGAGCCCCTGCGCGACCACGAGCTGATCCACAATTACGTGCTCATGGGCCTCACCCACGCCGAGCAGAGCGAGATCGAAGACGAGTTCTGGCTGCCGATCGAGCAGAACACCGGTGAGCAGATCGCGTCGTTCTGGAGGCACTACCTGGTGATGACGACGGGCCGCGAGGTCACCGTCGTCGGCCAGCGCGGCGTGTACGACGCGTTCCAGCAACGGTTCCCGAGGCTCGACGTCGACACCCTGCGCACCCACGCCGCCGAGTGGCGGTCATTCTCGGCCGCCTACCGCGTTCTGCTGGAGCCAAGCCTCGAGGCAGACCCCGAGGTGTCACGGCAGCTCGGCTACCTGAACACCTTCGGGCGGGGAATGTACCCGCTGGTCATGCGCGCCTACCTCGACTATTCAGAGGGCTCGCTCGACGCGACGACGCTCATCGAGCTGCTCGAGAACATCCAGTCGCTGCTGCTGCGCCGCACCCTGGTCGGCGTGAGCAACGACCGGCTGGTCGCCCGCCTGTCGAGGGCCCGAGGCGACGGGCCGGATGCGCTGCTTCGCGCGATCTCCCGCATCACCCCGAGCGACGAGCGCGTGCGGGTGGCGCTGAAATACGCCGAGCTGCCCCACGCCGCCTACGTTCTGGCGCGCCTCAGCGGCGTGCCGAGCCTCGACGATCTCGACGTCGAGCACATCTTCCCGCTCGCGCCGGGAGACTCGTGGAGCGGCGACGGCGAACGCGAGTGGGCCGACTACAGCGACGACGAGCAGAACAGCCACCGGGCGCTCTCGCAGACCATCGGCAACCTCGCCCTGCTCGAGGAACACCTCGCCGAGCGGGCAGCCGACAAGTCCTTCCCCGACAAACGAGACCGCTCCTATGCGGCGAGCGCCATCGCTCTGACCCACGAACTCGCCGAGACCCCGGCCTGGGGAACGAGGGCGATCTCCGAGCGCACCGTCCTGCTCACCGCGCGGTTCCTCGACGTCTGGAAGCGGCCTGCCGTCGTGATGATCGACGACGATGGGCTCACACCCATCCTCGACGCCCAGAAGCGGCGCGGCTGGCCGCAGGGCTGGCAGCGCGAGTTCGAGTACGTGGAGTACCGCGGCGAACACTGGGAGGTCTACGACGTGAAGTACCTCTTCAACCGCGTCTTCAAGCGCCTCTGGGCAGATTCCCGTGCCGATGTCGTGGCCTTCAGCGCTCGCCGCGGCGGACCGATCTACGACGCGCAATCGTGGAACGGCCACTGGGACACGCTCGACGACGAGCACTTCCTCTACATGGGCTGGGACTCGAGGTACATGCTCACCGCCGTGCAGGGGGTACTCGAGGAGGCAGGCATCGCGGCCGAGGTCTTCGTGAAGTACTCCTATTTCGGCGCGGTGATGTAG
- a CDS encoding NAD(P)/FAD-dependent oxidoreductase: protein MVEFSRPVAAPPVEGHVDCVIIGAGPAGMSAGLNLVRARRRVLMIDSNRPRHSATLKSHGFLTRDGVSPIELRTMGRAEFQAYPTALFQQALVTSVNLADSAEAPADRSGDRPAYRVQASAIRGAGKVDVTASSVLIAAGISETLPDLPSVKAFYGTSLHSCVECDGFERSDEPLALIGESDDLAERALLISQWSSDLVVFTNGVGTVSAADEASLAARGIRVERRKIADVVGDRSGLTGVQLVDGEVIARTGGFVRPLWQTKLEYAASLQVPETPDGWIEADADGRTDVPGIYAAGDVVPPGPHQLIVAAGEGARAAAVINRYLIGSL from the coding sequence ATGGTCGAGTTCTCGCGGCCGGTCGCGGCGCCTCCCGTCGAGGGGCACGTCGACTGCGTCATCATCGGGGCCGGGCCGGCGGGAATGTCGGCCGGACTCAACCTGGTACGCGCCCGCCGTCGCGTGCTCATGATCGACAGCAACCGCCCGCGGCACTCGGCCACGCTGAAGAGCCACGGCTTTCTTACGCGCGACGGCGTCTCGCCCATCGAGCTGCGCACCATGGGCCGCGCCGAGTTCCAGGCCTATCCCACCGCCCTGTTCCAGCAGGCCCTCGTGACGAGCGTGAACCTGGCAGATTCGGCCGAAGCCCCCGCCGATCGGAGTGGAGACCGGCCTGCTTACCGCGTGCAGGCCTCCGCCATCCGCGGAGCGGGCAAGGTGGATGTCACGGCCTCCTCGGTGCTCATCGCCGCGGGAATCTCCGAGACGCTTCCCGATCTGCCCAGTGTGAAGGCCTTTTACGGAACAAGCCTGCACAGCTGCGTCGAGTGCGACGGTTTCGAGCGCTCGGACGAGCCGCTCGCGCTCATCGGCGAGAGCGACGACCTCGCCGAGCGGGCGCTGCTCATCTCGCAGTGGTCGAGCGACCTCGTGGTGTTCACCAACGGAGTCGGTACCGTCTCTGCGGCCGACGAGGCGTCGCTTGCCGCGCGCGGCATCCGGGTCGAGCGGCGCAAGATCGCCGATGTTGTGGGCGACCGCTCTGGCCTCACCGGCGTGCAGCTCGTCGATGGCGAGGTCATTGCTCGCACGGGCGGCTTCGTTCGGCCGCTGTGGCAGACGAAGCTCGAGTACGCGGCGAGCCTTCAGGTTCCCGAGACGCCGGATGGCTGGATCGAGGCGGATGCAGACGGCCGCACCGACGTGCCGGGAATCTACGCGGCCGGCGACGTGGTTCCGCCCGGGCCGCACCAGCTGATCGTGGCGGCCGGCGAGGGCGCCCGCGCCGCCGCCGTGATCAACCGCTACCTGATCGGCTCGCTGTAG
- a CDS encoding LLM class flavin-dependent oxidoreductase, with the protein MTTATVGTMLPRDLPAHQIVPFAQKAERLGFDELWVVEDCFFRGGFAQAAVALASTHSIRVGIGILPAPVRNAAFTALEANTLAELYPDRLRLGIGHGMPVWMRQVGDKPASILTMLDEHLTALRTLLAGEPLEVDGRYVQIHGAQLESPAAIAPPVFAGVRGPKSLAISGRSADGTILAEPVTPEYLVAALADIDATTPHEVVAYNVAVVDDDASIARERARPALEWIGEPDWAPHITPLPFADEFVALRARSASRSEFIAAVPDEWIDLLALVGTPTRVRDRIAELHASGATSVVLMPAGEDPLSQLDSLARAL; encoded by the coding sequence GTGACCACTGCCACCGTCGGCACCATGCTGCCCCGCGACCTCCCCGCCCACCAGATCGTGCCGTTCGCACAGAAGGCAGAGCGCCTCGGCTTCGACGAGCTCTGGGTGGTCGAGGACTGCTTCTTTCGCGGCGGCTTCGCCCAGGCCGCGGTGGCGCTGGCATCGACCCACAGCATCCGGGTGGGAATAGGCATCCTGCCCGCGCCGGTTCGCAACGCGGCGTTCACCGCGCTCGAGGCAAACACCCTGGCCGAGCTCTATCCTGATCGGCTTCGGCTGGGGATCGGTCACGGAATGCCCGTGTGGATGCGCCAGGTCGGCGACAAGCCGGCGAGCATCCTGACCATGCTCGACGAGCACCTCACGGCGCTCCGCACCCTCCTGGCAGGCGAACCGCTCGAGGTCGACGGGCGTTACGTGCAGATCCATGGCGCGCAGCTCGAGAGCCCGGCCGCGATCGCTCCCCCGGTGTTCGCCGGCGTGCGCGGTCCCAAATCGCTCGCTATCTCCGGCCGGTCTGCCGACGGAACCATTCTCGCCGAACCCGTGACTCCCGAGTACCTGGTAGCAGCCCTCGCCGACATCGATGCGACCACACCGCACGAGGTCGTCGCCTACAACGTGGCCGTCGTCGACGACGACGCGTCTATCGCCCGCGAGCGCGCGCGGCCCGCCCTCGAATGGATCGGAGAACCCGACTGGGCCCCGCACATCACGCCACTGCCCTTCGCCGACGAATTCGTCGCGCTGCGAGCGCGGTCGGCGAGCCGCTCCGAGTTCATCGCCGCAGTGCCCGACGAGTGGATCGACCTCCTCGCGCTGGTCGGAACCCCCACCCGGGTGCGCGACCGCATCGCCGAGCTTCATGCCAGCGGCGCCACCAGCGTCGTGCTCATGCCGGCCGGCGAAGACCCGCTGAGCCAACTCGATTCGCTCGCCCGCGCGCTCTGA